A stretch of Desulfurivibrio alkaliphilus AHT 2 DNA encodes these proteins:
- a CDS encoding riboflavin synthase, producing MFTGIILGKGKVKAKRPAGGGMTLALETDFPLPDPVEGESIAVNGVCLTARDIRGRHFLADVSPESLTRTNLGRLGVGGVVNLERALRLSDRLGGHMVSGHVDAVTTVLARRALGTFTLFDFAVPPGLGRYIIAKGSVALDGISLTVNEVDEERFSVSIIPHTLEITTLGEVAVGDGVNLEVDLIGKYVEKLLSPKDPAGNRAGEDGSGLDQAFLAKHGFLR from the coding sequence ATGTTTACCGGGATTATTTTGGGCAAAGGCAAGGTCAAGGCCAAACGACCGGCCGGCGGCGGTATGACCCTGGCGCTGGAAACCGATTTTCCCCTGCCGGACCCGGTGGAAGGGGAGAGTATCGCGGTCAACGGGGTCTGCCTGACGGCCCGCGATATCCGCGGCCGCCATTTCCTGGCCGATGTTTCGCCGGAAAGCCTGACCCGGACCAACCTTGGCCGCCTGGGGGTGGGTGGGGTGGTTAACCTGGAACGGGCGTTGCGCCTCAGCGACCGGCTGGGGGGGCATATGGTCAGCGGCCATGTTGATGCCGTTACCACCGTGCTGGCCCGTCGAGCCCTGGGCACCTTCACCCTCTTTGATTTTGCCGTGCCCCCCGGCCTGGGCCGTTATATCATTGCCAAAGGTTCGGTGGCCCTGGACGGCATCAGCCTCACCGTCAACGAGGTCGATGAAGAGCGCTTTTCGGTGTCCATCATTCCACACACCCTGGAGATCACCACCCTGGGAGAAGTGGCGGTGGGAGACGGGGTCAACCTGGAGGTGGACCTGATCGGCAAGTATGTGGAGAAACTGCTCAGCCCCAAAGACCCGGCCGGGAACCGGGCAGGGGAGGATGGCTCCGGCTTGGATCAGGCTTTTCTGGCCAAACACGGCTTTTTGAGGTAA
- the ribD gene encoding bifunctional diaminohydroxyphosphoribosylaminopyrimidine deaminase/5-amino-6-(5-phosphoribosylamino)uracil reductase RibD, which translates to MVSATDQAYMKMALELARKGVGKTSPNPCVGAVLVKDGQVVGRGWHRRAGEPHAEINALAAAGDLAGGATIYVTLEPCNHQGRTPPCSKAIEAAGIRRVVYGMSDPNPVAGGGGAYLAGRGLEVLAGVLADDCRRLNLPFSKRVTTGYPWVQLKAAVSLDGRIAAATGRSKWITGEQARRQVHRLRCLSDAILVGSGTVLADDPSLTTRLPGKGRDPLRVILDSKLATPPAAKVVAHDSAAATWIFCGPDAAESKERQLRRPGVEVHRVGLEADGTLRLVEVLEHLGRAGVTTLLVEGGGRVHGSFLRRGLADEVIFFIAPLLLGGDGMAAVSELGLADPSQAPRLHEIERRRCGDDLMIRGRLRPLK; encoded by the coding sequence ATGGTTTCGGCAACTGACCAGGCATATATGAAGATGGCCCTGGAGCTGGCCCGCAAGGGCGTGGGTAAAACCTCGCCCAATCCATGTGTCGGCGCGGTGCTGGTGAAAGATGGCCAGGTGGTGGGGCGGGGCTGGCACCGGCGGGCTGGAGAGCCCCATGCCGAGATCAACGCCCTGGCGGCGGCCGGTGATCTGGCCGGCGGCGCCACCATTTATGTGACCCTGGAGCCCTGTAATCACCAGGGGCGAACCCCTCCCTGCAGTAAAGCCATCGAGGCCGCCGGTATTCGCCGGGTAGTGTACGGCATGTCCGATCCCAACCCGGTGGCCGGGGGCGGAGGAGCCTACCTGGCCGGCCGCGGCCTGGAGGTGCTGGCCGGGGTGCTGGCCGATGATTGCCGGCGGCTCAATCTGCCCTTCAGCAAGCGCGTAACCACCGGCTACCCGTGGGTCCAGCTCAAGGCCGCCGTCAGCCTGGATGGCCGCATTGCAGCGGCAACGGGGCGCAGCAAGTGGATTACCGGTGAGCAGGCGCGGCGCCAGGTTCATCGCCTGCGCTGCCTTAGCGATGCCATCTTGGTGGGGTCGGGCACGGTGCTGGCCGATGACCCCTCTCTTACCACCCGGCTGCCGGGCAAAGGGCGCGACCCTTTGCGGGTTATTCTGGACAGCAAGCTGGCTACCCCGCCTGCGGCCAAGGTGGTGGCCCATGATTCCGCCGCTGCCACCTGGATCTTTTGCGGGCCGGATGCCGCTGAGAGCAAGGAGCGGCAGCTGCGGCGACCGGGAGTGGAGGTTCACCGGGTGGGCCTGGAGGCGGACGGCACCTTGCGCCTGGTTGAGGTGCTGGAGCACTTGGGTCGGGCCGGAGTTACCACCCTGCTGGTGGAAGGCGGCGGCCGGGTGCATGGCTCTTTTTTGCGCCGGGGGTTGGCCGATGAGGTGATTTTCTTTATCGCGCCGCTGTTGCTCGGCGGCGATGGGATGGCCGCCGTGAGTGAACTGGGGCTGGCCGACCCGTCCCAGGCGCCGAGGCTCCACGAGATCGAGCGTCGCCGGTGCGGCGACGACCTGATGATTCGCGGCCGCTTGCGGCCTTTGAAGTAA
- the nrdR gene encoding transcriptional regulator NrdR: protein MKCPYCSHLENRVVDSRLNKDYTITRRRRMCEACRRRFTTYERLEVTMPMLIKKDGRREAWDRHKVVDGIKKACEKRPVSIEQIEEFADDLERELQDLGEREIPVDQVGERVMDGLRRLDGVAYVRFASVYRQFKDLNEFMHELKSMLTTPGEPE from the coding sequence ATGAAATGCCCCTATTGCAGTCATCTGGAAAATCGGGTGGTTGATTCCCGGCTCAACAAGGACTATACCATCACCCGGCGGCGGCGGATGTGCGAAGCCTGCCGCCGCCGCTTCACCACTTATGAGCGCCTGGAAGTTACCATGCCCATGCTGATCAAGAAAGATGGCCGGCGGGAGGCCTGGGATCGGCACAAGGTGGTGGATGGAATCAAAAAGGCCTGCGAAAAGCGGCCGGTGAGCATAGAGCAGATCGAGGAATTTGCCGACGATCTGGAGCGGGAGTTGCAGGATCTTGGCGAGCGCGAGATCCCTGTGGACCAGGTGGGTGAACGGGTGATGGATGGCCTGCGTCGCCTGGATGGGGTGGCCTATGTCCGCTTTGCCTCCGTCTACCGCCAGTTCAAGGATCTCAACGAGTTCATGCATGAGCTCAAAAGCATGCTCACCACCCCCGGTGAGCCGGAGTAA
- a CDS encoding deoxycytidylate deaminase, translating to MPKELARPSWEEYFMAITDLVAQRATCVRRKVGAILVRDRRIVATGYNGAPSGIRHCLEVGCLREELAVPSGERHELCRGLHAEQNAIIQAALHGVSLQSSMLFCTNMPCSICSKMLINAGITKIYYREGYADSMAAEMLSEAGVPLVQVAADEGQDR from the coding sequence ATGCCCAAAGAGCTGGCAAGACCATCCTGGGAAGAGTACTTCATGGCAATTACCGACCTGGTAGCCCAGCGGGCTACTTGCGTGCGGCGCAAGGTGGGGGCGATTCTGGTGCGCGACCGGCGGATTGTGGCCACCGGCTACAATGGGGCGCCCAGCGGGATTCGGCATTGCCTGGAAGTCGGTTGCCTGCGGGAAGAGCTGGCGGTGCCCTCCGGCGAGCGCCACGAGTTGTGCCGCGGCCTGCATGCCGAGCAAAACGCCATCATTCAGGCCGCCCTGCATGGGGTCAGCCTCCAGAGCTCCATGCTTTTCTGTACCAACATGCCCTGTTCCATTTGCAGCAAGATGCTGATCAACGCCGGCATCACCAAAATCTATTACCGCGAGGGATATGCCGACAGCATGGCCGCAGAGATGCTCTCCGAGGCCGGGGTGCCGCTGGTGCAGGTTGCCGCCGACGAAGGCCAGGACAGATGA
- the glyA gene encoding serine hydroxymethyltransferase has product MSYLASSDPEIHRAIRGELKRQYNQLEMIASENIVSPAVLEAQGSIFTNKYAEGYPGRRYYGGCEYADQVEALAVGRARELFGAEYANVQAHSGSQANMAVYFACLNPGDTVLGMDLAHGGHLSHGSAVNFSGQLYNFVSYGVSRETERLDMDEVRRLALEHRPKMIVAGASAYPRVLDFAAFRRIADEIGALFMVDMAHIAGLVAAGIHPSPVPHADFVTTTTHKTLRGPRGGLILAKEEFGKKLDSKIFPGIQGGPLVHVIAAKAVVFKEAMSEEFRRNMAQVAKNAQALGQALVARGFRLVSGGTDNHLLLVDLTPKKITGKAAEEILEAAGITVNKNAIPFDTEKRFVTSGIRIGTPAVTTRGLQEPEMEQIATWIDRALANGGTTPDQAVLAEIRREVAELCDRFPIYLDMQPDREAAADLQAT; this is encoded by the coding sequence GTGTCTTATTTAGCCAGCAGTGATCCGGAAATCCACCGTGCCATACGCGGTGAGTTGAAGCGCCAGTACAACCAACTGGAGATGATCGCCTCGGAGAATATTGTCAGCCCCGCGGTGCTGGAGGCTCAAGGGTCGATCTTTACCAACAAGTACGCCGAAGGCTATCCCGGCCGCCGTTATTACGGCGGCTGCGAATACGCCGATCAGGTGGAGGCCCTGGCGGTGGGCCGGGCCCGGGAGCTGTTCGGCGCCGAGTACGCCAACGTCCAGGCCCATTCCGGCAGCCAGGCCAATATGGCGGTCTATTTTGCCTGCCTGAATCCCGGCGATACGGTGCTGGGCATGGATCTGGCCCATGGGGGCCATCTTAGCCACGGCAGTGCGGTGAACTTCTCCGGCCAGCTCTATAACTTCGTTTCCTACGGGGTCTCTCGGGAGACGGAACGGTTGGATATGGATGAGGTCCGGCGCCTGGCCCTGGAGCATCGTCCCAAGATGATCGTGGCCGGGGCCAGCGCCTACCCCCGGGTGCTCGACTTTGCCGCCTTCCGCCGGATCGCCGATGAAATAGGGGCGCTGTTCATGGTGGATATGGCCCATATCGCCGGGCTGGTGGCCGCCGGGATACACCCCTCACCGGTGCCCCATGCCGATTTCGTCACCACCACGACCCACAAAACCCTGCGCGGCCCCCGGGGCGGGTTGATCCTGGCCAAGGAGGAGTTCGGTAAAAAGCTCGACAGCAAGATCTTTCCCGGTATCCAGGGAGGGCCTCTGGTGCATGTTATCGCCGCCAAGGCGGTGGTGTTCAAAGAGGCCATGAGCGAAGAGTTCCGCCGCAACATGGCCCAAGTGGCCAAGAACGCCCAGGCCCTGGGCCAGGCTCTGGTGGCGCGCGGCTTCCGGCTGGTTTCGGGTGGGACCGACAACCACCTGTTGCTGGTGGACCTGACTCCGAAAAAAATCACTGGCAAGGCCGCCGAGGAGATCCTGGAAGCAGCCGGGATTACCGTAAACAAGAACGCCATTCCCTTTGATACCGAAAAACGTTTTGTTACCAGCGGCATCAGGATCGGCACCCCGGCGGTGACCACCCGGGGTCTTCAGGAGCCCGAGATGGAACAGATCGCCACCTGGATCGACCGGGCCCTGGCCAATGGCGGCACCACCCCCGACCAGGCGGTACTGGCGGAGATTCGCCGGGAAGTTGCCGAGCTTTGCGATCGTTTTCCCATCTACCTGGATATGCAGCCGGACAGAGAGGCCGCCGCCGACCTGCAGGCGACCTGA
- the rpiB gene encoding ribose 5-phosphate isomerase B, translating to MKIALGSDHGGFGLKETVLTVLQQLGHEIRDCGTMDGQSVDYPQIVDAVCELVTAGTCQRGIMICGTGIGVSMAANRRRGIRAALCTEGFSARMSREHNDANVLCLGGRTIGPGQAEEIVRIWLSTEFAGGRHLRRIQMF from the coding sequence ATGAAAATTGCCCTGGGGTCTGATCATGGCGGCTTCGGTCTGAAAGAGACGGTGCTTACGGTGTTGCAGCAGTTGGGTCACGAAATTCGGGACTGCGGCACCATGGACGGTCAGTCCGTTGATTACCCGCAGATTGTGGACGCGGTTTGCGAGCTGGTGACCGCCGGAACCTGCCAGCGGGGAATTATGATTTGCGGCACCGGGATCGGGGTTTCCATGGCCGCCAACCGGCGCCGGGGTATCCGCGCGGCGCTCTGTACCGAGGGCTTCAGCGCCCGGATGAGCCGTGAACACAACGATGCCAATGTGCTCTGCCTGGGTGGGCGAACCATCGGCCCCGGCCAGGCGGAAGAAATTGTCCGGATCTGGCTGAGCACCGAATTTGCCGGGGGCCGGCACCTGCGCCGCATCCAAATGTTTTAA
- the fabF gene encoding beta-ketoacyl-ACP synthase II encodes MVKRRVVVTGIGLVSPVGTGVDRSWEALCAGRGGIGPITRYDASGQAVRIAAEVKDFNSDDHFEPKQARHLELFVQYAVVAAREALADSGFQITPENAARVGSIIGCGMGGLPVIEKYVQVLHTKGERRITPFFIPMAIPNMGAGQVSIFLGTKGPNLSLTTACAAGTHAVGEAFRAISNGDCDLAFTGGSEGVICPMAFGGFHAMKALSTRNDAPEKASRPFDKDRDGFIIGEGGGIMLLEELEHAKARGAKIYAEMAGYGMSGDAYHIAAPPEDGAGAVLCMENALKDAGMSPGDIDYINAHGTSTPLNDEIETRAIKKVFGEHAARLAVSSTKSMTGHLLGGAGGIEAVITALAVKHQLAPPTINLEEPGPDCDLDYVPGQARAMAIRAAMSNSFGFGGTNAVMIMKSYEP; translated from the coding sequence ATGGTGAAGAGACGAGTCGTGGTAACCGGAATCGGCCTGGTCTCCCCGGTGGGAACCGGGGTTGACCGGAGCTGGGAAGCCTTGTGTGCGGGCCGGGGTGGTATTGGTCCCATTACCCGCTACGATGCCTCCGGCCAGGCGGTCAGGATTGCCGCCGAGGTTAAGGATTTCAACTCCGATGATCATTTCGAGCCCAAGCAGGCCCGCCACCTTGAACTGTTTGTCCAGTATGCCGTGGTGGCTGCCCGGGAGGCGCTGGCGGATTCCGGCTTTCAGATCACGCCGGAAAATGCCGCCCGGGTCGGCAGCATCATCGGCTGCGGCATGGGCGGGCTGCCGGTTATTGAAAAGTATGTCCAGGTGCTGCATACCAAAGGGGAGCGGCGGATTACCCCCTTCTTTATCCCCATGGCGATTCCCAACATGGGGGCCGGCCAGGTCTCGATCTTTCTCGGCACCAAGGGACCGAACCTGTCGCTGACCACGGCCTGCGCCGCCGGCACCCACGCCGTCGGCGAGGCCTTTCGGGCCATCAGCAACGGCGACTGCGACCTGGCTTTTACCGGCGGCAGTGAAGGGGTGATCTGCCCCATGGCCTTTGGCGGTTTTCATGCCATGAAGGCCTTGTCGACCCGCAACGATGCCCCGGAGAAGGCATCGCGGCCGTTCGATAAAGACCGTGATGGTTTTATCATCGGTGAAGGCGGCGGGATTATGCTGCTGGAAGAACTGGAGCACGCCAAGGCGCGGGGAGCCAAGATCTACGCGGAAATGGCCGGTTACGGGATGTCCGGGGATGCCTACCATATCGCGGCGCCGCCGGAAGACGGCGCCGGGGCGGTGCTGTGCATGGAAAACGCCCTTAAAGATGCCGGCATGAGCCCTGGCGATATCGATTATATCAATGCCCATGGCACCTCGACGCCTTTGAACGACGAGATTGAAACCCGGGCCATTAAAAAGGTTTTCGGGGAACATGCCGCCCGGTTGGCGGTAAGCTCCACCAAGTCGATGACCGGTCATCTGCTGGGTGGGGCCGGCGGGATCGAGGCGGTGATTACCGCTCTGGCGGTCAAACACCAACTGGCCCCCCCGACCATTAACCTGGAGGAACCGGGGCCCGATTGTGATCTCGATTATGTGCCCGGCCAGGCGCGGGCTATGGCGATCCGGGCGGCCATGTCCAACTCTTTTGGCTTTGGCGGCACCAATGCGGTGATGATTATGAAGAGCTATGAGCCATGA
- the acpP gene encoding acyl carrier protein, which yields MAVEEKLIDIIAEQLSVDKAKVVSGASFIDDLGADSLDLVELIMAMEEAFDIEIADEVAEKIVTVQDAIDHIKKIS from the coding sequence ATGGCGGTTGAGGAGAAACTGATTGATATCATTGCAGAACAGTTGAGCGTTGATAAGGCCAAAGTGGTTTCCGGCGCTTCTTTTATCGATGACCTTGGGGCCGACTCCCTGGACCTGGTGGAGCTGATCATGGCCATGGAAGAGGCTTTCGATATCGAGATTGCCGATGAGGTGGCCGAGAAGATCGTCACCGTTCAGGATGCCATTGATCATATCAAGAAGATTTCCTGA
- the fabG gene encoding 3-oxoacyl-[acyl-carrier-protein] reductase, with amino-acid sequence MSLQDKVALVTGGSRGIGRAVALRLAAMGAMTIVNYVSRPEAAQAVADEIARAGGRAEISQFNVADSAATEAAIKKIMDDHGRLDILVNNAGITRDGLLVKMKEEQWDEVLATNLKGAFTCTKAVSRAMMKQRWGRIVNISSVIGFAGNAGQSNYAAAKAGLVGLTRSVARELAPRNITVNGVAPGYIVTDMTKDLPEEINQRIRAEIPLGVLGEAEDVAGAVAYLVSDEARYVTGQFIHVNGGMYMG; translated from the coding sequence ATGAGCTTGCAAGATAAAGTTGCCCTGGTTACCGGCGGCAGCCGGGGGATCGGCCGGGCGGTGGCTTTGCGCCTGGCGGCCATGGGTGCGATGACCATCGTTAACTATGTCAGCCGGCCCGAGGCGGCTCAAGCCGTGGCCGATGAGATTGCCCGGGCCGGTGGCCGGGCGGAGATCAGCCAGTTTAACGTGGCCGATAGCGCGGCCACCGAAGCGGCCATTAAAAAAATTATGGACGATCATGGCAGGCTTGATATTCTGGTCAACAATGCGGGCATCACCCGCGACGGCCTGCTGGTGAAAATGAAGGAAGAGCAGTGGGATGAGGTGCTGGCCACCAACCTCAAAGGGGCCTTCACCTGCACCAAGGCAGTGAGCCGGGCGATGATGAAGCAGCGCTGGGGCCGGATCGTCAATATCTCCTCGGTGATCGGCTTTGCCGGCAACGCCGGGCAGAGTAATTACGCCGCCGCCAAAGCCGGCCTGGTTGGCCTTACCAGGTCTGTAGCCAGGGAGCTGGCCCCGCGCAATATCACCGTCAACGGGGTGGCGCCGGGCTATATCGTTACCGACATGACCAAAGACCTGCCGGAGGAGATCAACCAGCGAATCCGGGCGGAAATCCCCCTGGGCGTGCTGGGCGAGGCCGAGGACGTGGCGGGCGCGGTGGCTTACCTGGTCTCCGACGAGGCCCGTTATGTTACCGGGCAGTTTATCCATGTGAACGGCGGCATGTACATGGGCTAA
- a CDS encoding electron transfer flavoprotein subunit alpha: MLKIDAEACIGCGLCEDACTFGAIQVEDGLAVVGDNCTLCGACVEVCEVGALSIPRPEGDLPADLASWSGVWVYAEYRRGRLAPVALELLGAGRRLADKRGVELAAVLLGSAAQASEEGGLEAAARELIAHGADRVYLVDDPALADFTDDAYGNILAELVREHRPEIVLAGATAVGRSFIPRVATMLAAGLTADCTELDVREEDGALLQTRPAFGGNIMATIVCPRTRPQMATVRPMVMKPLARDEHRQGEIVRVEPAGQKLASRTKVLESVTAALDQVNLAEADIVVAGGRGLENAEGFALIRQLADALGGAVAASRAAVDSGWIPYPHQVGQTGKTVAPKVYIACGISGAIQHLVGMQSAETIIAINRDPEAPIFNVATYGIVGDVFEVVPKLIEQLDKN, translated from the coding sequence ATGTTGAAAATTGATGCCGAGGCCTGTATCGGCTGCGGTCTTTGCGAGGATGCCTGTACCTTCGGGGCCATTCAGGTGGAAGATGGCCTGGCGGTGGTGGGTGATAACTGTACCCTGTGCGGGGCCTGTGTCGAGGTCTGTGAGGTCGGTGCCCTCAGCATCCCGCGGCCGGAAGGTGACTTGCCGGCGGATCTTGCCTCCTGGTCCGGAGTCTGGGTTTATGCCGAATATCGCCGGGGCCGGCTGGCGCCGGTGGCCCTGGAACTGCTGGGGGCCGGCCGTCGTCTGGCCGACAAGCGTGGCGTGGAGTTGGCCGCCGTGCTGCTGGGCTCAGCTGCCCAGGCTTCGGAGGAAGGCGGCTTGGAGGCGGCGGCCAGGGAGCTGATCGCCCACGGGGCCGACCGGGTTTACCTGGTTGATGACCCGGCCCTGGCTGATTTTACCGATGACGCTTACGGCAACATCCTGGCTGAACTGGTTCGTGAGCACCGGCCGGAGATCGTCCTGGCCGGGGCCACCGCCGTGGGGCGTTCCTTTATTCCCCGGGTGGCCACCATGCTGGCCGCCGGCCTGACCGCCGATTGCACCGAACTCGACGTGCGGGAGGAAGACGGGGCCCTGCTGCAGACCAGGCCGGCCTTTGGCGGCAACATCATGGCCACCATTGTCTGCCCCCGTACTCGTCCCCAGATGGCCACCGTGCGGCCCATGGTGATGAAGCCCCTGGCCCGTGATGAGCACCGGCAAGGGGAGATCGTGCGGGTGGAGCCGGCCGGCCAGAAGCTTGCTTCCCGCACCAAAGTACTGGAGAGTGTTACGGCCGCTCTGGACCAGGTAAACCTGGCCGAAGCCGATATCGTGGTGGCCGGCGGCCGGGGGCTGGAAAATGCCGAAGGCTTTGCCCTGATCCGGCAGCTGGCCGACGCCCTTGGTGGGGCGGTGGCGGCCTCCCGGGCCGCTGTGGACTCGGGTTGGATTCCCTATCCCCACCAGGTTGGTCAGACCGGCAAGACGGTGGCCCCCAAAGTCTATATCGCCTGCGGGATTTCCGGGGCCATCCAGCATTTGGTGGGGATGCAGTCGGCGGAGACCATCATCGCCATCAACCGCGATCCCGAGGCCCCGATTTTCAACGTCGCCACCTACGGGATTGTCGGTGATGTGTTTGAGGTGGTGCCCAAACTGATTGAGCAACTGGATAAAAACTAA
- a CDS encoding electron transfer flavoprotein subunit beta/FixA family protein — protein sequence MKIVVCVKQVPDAKDVRLDPTTNTLAREGVQSIMNPYDRHALEEGVRLAAELGGTVTVLSMGPPQAQEVLREAVACGADEAVLVSDRAFAGADTWATTHTLAQAIKTIGGADLVLCGKQAIDGDTAQVGPGLAERLGFPYATCVKKVLDCADGAMRLQRLMDDGYDTLEVQLPALLTVVKEINEPRLPSLKGKMKAKKLAIKTLSAADIDADPAQIGLPGSPTQVVRVFSPQARGERTIFTGSIDEQVTQLARELKQL from the coding sequence GTGAAGATTGTAGTCTGCGTCAAGCAGGTGCCGGATGCCAAGGATGTCCGGCTGGATCCCACCACCAACACCCTGGCCCGGGAAGGGGTGCAGTCGATCATGAACCCCTACGACCGCCATGCCCTGGAAGAGGGGGTGCGGCTGGCCGCGGAGTTGGGCGGCACGGTGACGGTGCTCAGTATGGGACCTCCCCAGGCCCAGGAAGTGCTGCGCGAGGCGGTGGCCTGCGGGGCCGACGAGGCGGTGCTGGTTTCCGATCGGGCCTTCGCCGGTGCCGATACCTGGGCCACCACCCATACCCTGGCTCAGGCCATCAAGACCATCGGAGGTGCCGATCTGGTGCTCTGCGGCAAGCAGGCCATCGACGGTGACACCGCCCAGGTCGGGCCGGGGCTGGCGGAAAGATTGGGTTTTCCCTACGCCACCTGCGTTAAGAAGGTGCTTGATTGCGCCGATGGCGCCATGCGGTTGCAGCGCTTGATGGACGACGGTTACGATACCCTGGAGGTGCAGTTGCCGGCCCTGCTTACCGTGGTCAAAGAGATCAACGAGCCGCGGTTGCCCTCGCTTAAGGGCAAGATGAAGGCCAAAAAGCTGGCAATAAAAACCTTGAGCGCCGCCGACATCGATGCCGACCCGGCCCAGATCGGCCTGCCGGGTTCTCCCACGCAAGTGGTGCGGGTGTTTTCACCCCAGGCCCGGGGCGAGAGAACCATCTTCACCGGCAGTATCGATGAACAGGTGACGCAGTTGGCCCGCGAGCTGAAGCAGCTGTAA
- a CDS encoding acyl-CoA dehydrogenase family protein: MDYFLTEEQEMIVDVARRICDELIIPQRAHFDETEEYPREILNALAQADLYGLYIPEEYGGFGGGAFEMALALEQVARGCTGVATAFAASGLGAYPILVSGSEELKQKYLPDIAAGKRFAAFALTESGAGSDASGIQTTAVKDGDHWVLNGTKQWITNAGEAGIYTVIAITDRKRGARGATMFVVEDTDPGFSVGPKEKKMGIRCSSTREVILKDCRIPADRVIGRPGLGFITVMKTLDLSRPGIATLGVGLGQAALDEAVRYAKQRIQFDKPIISFQAVSHMLADMAIQVEAARALVYAAARHVDAHPDKASKASSVCKTFATDMAMKVTVDAVQVLGGYGFMREYPVEKMMRDAKILQIYEGTNQIQRNVIGQELNKEYNK; this comes from the coding sequence GTGGATTATTTTCTTACTGAAGAGCAGGAGATGATTGTTGATGTGGCCCGGCGGATCTGCGATGAGTTGATCATTCCGCAACGGGCCCACTTTGACGAAACCGAGGAATACCCCCGGGAAATCCTCAATGCCCTGGCCCAGGCCGATCTCTATGGCCTTTATATCCCTGAAGAATACGGTGGTTTCGGAGGCGGTGCTTTTGAAATGGCACTGGCCCTGGAGCAGGTGGCCCGGGGCTGTACCGGGGTGGCCACCGCCTTTGCCGCCAGCGGGCTGGGGGCCTACCCCATCCTGGTTTCCGGCAGTGAAGAGCTGAAGCAGAAGTACCTGCCCGATATTGCCGCCGGCAAGCGCTTTGCCGCCTTTGCCCTAACCGAGTCCGGGGCCGGCAGCGATGCCTCCGGCATCCAGACCACCGCCGTCAAAGATGGCGACCATTGGGTGCTGAACGGGACCAAGCAGTGGATTACCAACGCCGGCGAGGCGGGAATTTATACGGTGATTGCGATCACCGACCGCAAACGGGGAGCCCGCGGCGCCACCATGTTTGTGGTGGAAGATACCGATCCCGGGTTTTCCGTCGGTCCTAAAGAAAAGAAGATGGGAATCCGCTGCTCATCCACCCGTGAGGTGATCCTGAAAGATTGCCGGATTCCCGCCGACCGGGTTATCGGCCGGCCGGGACTGGGCTTTATCACCGTGATGAAAACCCTTGATCTTTCCCGACCCGGCATTGCCACCCTGGGGGTCGGGCTGGGGCAGGCGGCCCTGGATGAAGCGGTCCGCTACGCCAAACAACGGATCCAGTTCGACAAGCCCATCATCTCCTTTCAGGCTGTAAGCCATATGCTGGCCGACATGGCCATCCAGGTGGAGGCGGCCCGGGCACTGGTTTACGCCGCCGCCCGCCATGTCGACGCGCATCCCGACAAGGCCTCCAAGGCCTCTTCCGTTTGCAAGACCTTTGCCACCGACATGGCCATGAAGGTCACCGTGGACGCGGTGCAGGTGCTGGGCGGCTACGGCTTTATGCGCGAGTACCCGGTGGAGAAGATGATGCGCGATGCCAAGATTCTCCAGATCTACGAAGGCACCAACCAGATCCAGCGCAATGTTATCGGCCAGGAGCTGAACAAGGAGTATAACAAGTGA